A genome region from Arachis duranensis cultivar V14167 chromosome 6, aradu.V14167.gnm2.J7QH, whole genome shotgun sequence includes the following:
- the LOC107493732 gene encoding uncharacterized protein LOC107493732, which yields MSPIRLVYGKACHLPVEIENKALWAVREINIEFERARAERKMKLQELENLLLEAYDNSRLYKGKMKAVHDKHIKWREFKPGESVLLYNSRLRLMSGKLRSRWEGPYRVEKAEPHGVFHLSHPSSSKFIKVNGHRLKPYHGEQMKKSKELEIFLVEDPPTAED from the coding sequence ATGAGCCCCatccgcttagtttatggaaaagcctgtcacctcCCAGTCGAGATAGAGAACAAGGCATTATGGGCGGTAAGAGAAATCAACATCGAATTTGAGAGGGCCAGAGCAGAAAGGAAGATGAAACTACAAGAATTAGAAAACCTTCTCCTTGAAGCGTATGATAACTCCAGGCTATACAAAGGAAAGATGAAGGCTGTGCATGACAAGCACATTAAATGGAGAGAGTTTAAACCAGGGGAATCAGTTCTCCTCTACAACTCCAGACTAAGGCTCATGTCAGGCAAgctgagatcaagatgggaaggtcccTATAGAGTAGAGAAGGCAGAGCCACACGGAGTCTTTCACCTAAGTCATCCTTCAAGCTCCaaatttataaaagtaaatggACATCGCCTTAAGCCGTATCATGGTGAGCAGATGAAGAAAAGCAAGGAGCTGGAGATCTTCCTCGTAGAGGATCCACCCACAGCGGAAGACTAA